In Marivirga salinae, a single window of DNA contains:
- a CDS encoding NUDIX hydrolase: MDFSNFLHSVSIDCVVFGFHQNELKVLLLKLKHLDLWALPGGFIKNNQSASLAADVVLKDRTGLENIYQQQFHVFTNPDRSNTHHIEHLIKKEVLDKDSLAWFQNRFISIGFYALVEYSKVNKPKPDFISEKCEWVSIDKLPDLMLDHQEIINEAYKKLQQDLYQKPIGINLLPEKFTMPEFQALYETILQKKIDRRNFRRKMLSLDILIDTNEKRMGSSNRAPIVYKFHKSNYHKVLEDGFNANFF, translated from the coding sequence ATGGATTTTTCAAATTTTCTTCATTCGGTATCAATAGATTGCGTGGTTTTTGGATTTCATCAAAATGAATTAAAGGTGTTACTTCTAAAATTAAAACATCTTGATTTATGGGCTTTACCAGGCGGTTTTATAAAGAATAATCAAAGTGCATCTTTGGCTGCAGATGTCGTGTTAAAAGACAGAACTGGTCTTGAGAATATATATCAGCAACAATTTCATGTATTCACAAATCCTGACAGATCCAATACACATCATATTGAGCATTTAATCAAGAAGGAAGTGTTGGATAAAGATTCCCTAGCTTGGTTTCAAAATCGTTTTATATCCATTGGATTTTATGCTTTGGTTGAATATTCTAAAGTGAATAAGCCTAAACCAGATTTTATATCAGAAAAATGTGAGTGGGTTTCAATTGATAAATTGCCTGATCTTATGTTGGATCATCAGGAAATTATAAATGAAGCTTATAAAAAGCTTCAGCAGGATCTTTATCAAAAACCGATAGGCATCAATCTTTTGCCTGAAAAATTCACAATGCCCGAATTCCAGGCTTTGTATGAAACAATCCTTCAAAAAAAGATAGATAGGAGAAATTTCAGGCGGAAAATGTTGAGCTTAGATATATTGATTGATACTAATGAAAAAAGAATGGGATCCAGCAATAGAGCACCAATTGTCTATAAGTTTCATAAAAGCAACTATCATAAAGTATTGGAAGATGGGTTTAATGCAAACTTTTTTTAG
- a CDS encoding beta-glucosidase, whose protein sequence is MENRMLKIKKNMIIYRILLLVIFGGILFSCQTSEKDGNKSEFDVSSVIEKMTVEEKAQLVVGTGMYLPLPDSIKAMIPEGLRKELDTTTAYGKMVTRIRQYLPGTAGVTAEFPKYGITSQTLADGPAGLRISPVREGKEGTFYATAFPIATVLASTWDTKLIENIGQAIGEEVLEYGADILLAPGLNLQRDPLNGRNFEYYSEDPLVTGKMAAAMVNGIQSNGVGTSIKHYAVNNQETNRLSVNTILSERALREMYLKGFEIAVKESQPWTVMSSYNKVNGVYTSEDPELLTTILRDEWGFDGYVMTDWGGGSDIVAQLKAGNDMIQPGSPEQIQAVIAAVENGELEESILDTNVRRILSVMLRTPRFSDYQNSNKPDLEAHATLTRQAASDGMILLENKDKALPFSSSVKNIAAFGANSYDFISGGTGSGDVNEAYTVSLIEGLQNADYQVDSELQDIYTSYIKETRANQPPPENFLTALLGGKQPLPEMELDENIAKKMASNSDIALITIGRNAGEGDDRKPEAGDFYLNDKEKSLIKVVTEAFHAEGKKAIVILNIAGVIETASWKNVPDAILCSWLPGQEAGNSVVDILSGKVNPSGKLATSFPNSYEDAPTVENFPGNSVKGETDDKKDESGFSFMKREPWEVVYEEDIYVGYRYYQTFDVPVSYEFGYGKSYTSFEYSNLQLSTDSFTDQLEITVDVKNIGQVAGKEAIQVYLKAPTEKLEKPESQLIAFGKTSLLEPEAGESLSFTINAKDLASFDETNSRWLVEAGEYTIRIGASSQDIKLTDQISVSEDITVETVNKAMTPNREIEIMRQ, encoded by the coding sequence ATGGAGAATAGAATGTTAAAAATTAAAAAGAACATGATTATCTACAGGATATTACTTTTGGTAATATTTGGTGGGATATTGTTTTCATGTCAAACATCTGAAAAGGACGGGAATAAAAGCGAATTCGATGTTTCATCTGTAATTGAAAAAATGACAGTTGAAGAAAAGGCTCAATTAGTAGTAGGAACGGGGATGTATTTGCCATTACCGGATTCTATAAAAGCCATGATTCCAGAAGGGCTTAGAAAAGAATTGGACACTACTACCGCCTACGGAAAGATGGTAACTAGAATACGACAATATTTACCTGGGACGGCTGGCGTGACAGCTGAATTTCCAAAATATGGCATCACTAGTCAAACTTTGGCTGACGGCCCTGCTGGATTGAGAATATCACCAGTAAGAGAAGGAAAAGAAGGCACTTTCTATGCCACCGCATTTCCGATAGCAACTGTTTTAGCTTCCACTTGGGATACAAAACTAATCGAGAATATTGGACAAGCAATAGGAGAGGAAGTATTGGAATATGGAGCGGATATTCTGTTAGCACCAGGTTTGAACTTACAACGTGATCCGTTAAACGGTAGAAATTTTGAATATTATTCTGAAGACCCATTGGTGACTGGTAAAATGGCAGCTGCTATGGTAAACGGAATCCAATCGAATGGAGTGGGTACATCGATTAAACACTATGCAGTTAACAATCAGGAAACCAATCGTTTATCTGTAAATACAATCTTAAGCGAACGAGCTTTAAGGGAAATGTATTTGAAAGGTTTTGAGATAGCGGTAAAAGAAAGTCAACCATGGACGGTGATGTCTTCTTATAATAAAGTAAATGGGGTTTATACATCAGAAGACCCTGAATTATTGACCACAATTTTAAGAGATGAATGGGGTTTTGATGGATATGTAATGACAGACTGGGGAGGTGGAAGTGATATTGTAGCTCAATTGAAAGCAGGTAATGATATGATCCAGCCAGGCTCTCCTGAACAAATTCAGGCTGTAATTGCTGCTGTGGAGAATGGAGAATTGGAAGAAAGCATTTTAGACACCAATGTTAGAAGAATTCTTTCCGTTATGTTAAGAACCCCGAGATTTAGTGATTACCAAAATTCAAATAAACCAGATTTAGAAGCTCATGCTACTTTAACTCGTCAAGCTGCTTCAGACGGTATGATTTTACTTGAAAATAAAGATAAAGCACTTCCTTTTAGTTCTTCTGTTAAAAATATAGCAGCCTTTGGGGCTAATTCTTATGACTTCATTTCTGGAGGAACTGGTAGTGGTGATGTAAATGAAGCTTATACCGTTTCCTTAATTGAAGGTCTTCAAAATGCAGATTATCAAGTAGATAGTGAATTACAAGATATATATACAAGTTATATAAAAGAGACAAGAGCGAACCAACCACCGCCAGAAAATTTCTTGACCGCCTTATTAGGTGGAAAGCAACCACTTCCTGAAATGGAATTAGATGAAAATATTGCGAAGAAAATGGCTTCCAATTCTGATATAGCTCTTATTACCATCGGTAGAAATGCAGGAGAGGGTGATGACAGAAAGCCTGAAGCCGGAGATTTCTATTTAAATGATAAAGAAAAATCATTAATTAAAGTGGTTACTGAGGCTTTTCATGCTGAAGGGAAAAAAGCAATAGTGATTTTAAATATTGCGGGTGTGATTGAAACTGCTAGCTGGAAGAATGTTCCTGATGCCATTTTATGTTCATGGTTGCCAGGACAAGAAGCTGGGAATTCTGTAGTAGATATATTAAGCGGAAAGGTTAATCCATCAGGTAAATTAGCAACTAGCTTTCCAAATTCTTATGAGGATGCACCAACAGTTGAAAACTTTCCCGGCAATAGTGTAAAAGGAGAGACCGATGATAAAAAGGACGAATCAGGATTTTCATTTATGAAAAGAGAGCCATGGGAAGTGGTTTATGAAGAAGATATTTATGTTGGATATCGTTATTATCAGACTTTTGATGTTCCTGTTTCCTATGAATTCGGCTATGGAAAATCCTATACTTCATTTGAGTACAGTAATTTACAATTAAGCACCGATTCATTTACTGATCAATTGGAAATAACGGTTGATGTTAAGAACATAGGCCAAGTTGCAGGTAAAGAAGCAATTCAAGTTTATCTAAAGGCTCCTACGGAAAAATTGGAGAAACCAGAATCTCAATTGATAGCATTTGGAAAAACATCATTATTGGAACCTGAAGCTGGTGAAAGCTTGAGCTTCACAATAAATGCGAAAGATTTAGCATCCTTTGATGAAACTAATTCAAGATGGTTAGTTGAAGCTGGAGAATATACAATTAGAATAGGGGCTTCTTCACAAGATATTAAATTAACTGATCAGATAAGTGTAAGTGAAGATATCACAGTGGAAACCGTAAATAAAGCAATGACACCAAATAGGGAAATAGAAATTATGAGACAATAG
- a CDS encoding outer membrane beta-barrel protein, whose translation MKTATLFLSISVSLFAFKANSQSKFYISTEGNFNYDLYQVTDEGNSAGPPIFRLIAPPGATFIAGYELNSIFSLETGIAIHPVKSGFSLVFSDHGSVSEGTYEGEYYHIPIRTRVRIPLFSDWLFATTSLGVQLSVTNPAQVGTTSTIDGSQGSSTINGDRLYSVSTQNTYYHKYYLTASVETGFDFQISPKFNMYSTFTYNRGFTDLRQTDIQYQYKNEPEREASIFHQGSYLSVNIGLRFHLNAG comes from the coding sequence ATGAAAACAGCCACCTTATTTTTAAGCATATCCGTAAGTCTTTTTGCCTTTAAGGCAAATTCACAATCCAAATTTTACATTTCAACTGAAGGTAATTTCAATTATGACCTTTATCAAGTTACGGATGAAGGCAATTCAGCTGGCCCACCCATTTTCAGATTAATAGCTCCTCCAGGAGCGACTTTTATTGCGGGATATGAATTAAATTCAATTTTTAGTTTGGAAACTGGAATTGCAATTCATCCTGTAAAAAGTGGTTTTTCCTTAGTTTTCAGTGATCACGGATCGGTTAGTGAAGGGACATACGAAGGCGAATACTATCACATTCCTATTAGAACAAGAGTAAGAATCCCACTTTTTAGTGATTGGTTATTTGCCACTACTAGTCTGGGAGTTCAATTAAGTGTTACTAACCCAGCTCAAGTTGGAACTACTTCTACCATTGATGGAAGCCAAGGTAGTTCCACCATAAATGGAGATCGTTTATATTCAGTAAGTACTCAAAATACTTATTATCATAAATATTATCTAACTGCATCGGTTGAAACTGGATTTGATTTCCAAATCAGTCCAAAATTTAATATGTATTCCACTTTCACCTACAATAGAGGGTTTACTGACCTTAGACAGACTGATATTCAGTATCAATATAAAAATGAGCCTGAGCGAGAGGCAAGTATTTTTCATCAAGGAAGTTATTTAAGTGTTAATATTGGGTTAAGATTTCATTTGAATGCTGGTTAA
- a CDS encoding NAD(P)/FAD-dependent oxidoreductase, producing the protein MNDLNIDFDIIIVGAGPAGFACSYQLRNQNLKIAIIDHATFPRDKICGDALSADVVNQFYRMDQSLGEKFERFAQKIYSHGVRFVAPNHSFLDINYQNPNHGNAAGYISKRIDFDHFLFQQIENQPNIEIFQGEKVMDIKSESYGIELKTDQRQLTAKMIIGADGAHSIVNRKLGNIKVEKDHYCAGIRQYYEGVTGFHANHHIELHFYKELLPGYFWIFPLPNGQANVGLGMLSSEVSKRKLDLKKALNDLIQSKPDLKERFKNANSLEKPQGFGLPIGSKKRPLSGERFLLLGDAASLIDPFTGEGIGNALRSGRIASEYIIKAFENQNFTADLLREYDKMIYHKMWNELRISRRIQMLLRYPKLFDFVVNKANSNSSVRTLLTSMLDNVDLKKELLKPRFYVKLLFGERI; encoded by the coding sequence ATGAATGATTTAAATATTGATTTCGACATCATAATAGTAGGAGCAGGGCCAGCTGGCTTTGCCTGTTCTTATCAGTTAAGAAATCAGAATCTGAAAATTGCCATAATTGATCATGCTACATTTCCTCGTGATAAAATTTGTGGCGATGCATTAAGTGCTGATGTGGTGAATCAATTTTATAGAATGGATCAGTCTTTGGGTGAAAAGTTTGAAAGATTTGCTCAGAAAATTTATTCTCACGGTGTTCGTTTTGTAGCCCCTAACCATTCATTCCTGGATATCAACTACCAAAATCCGAATCACGGCAATGCTGCCGGCTACATCAGTAAAAGAATAGATTTTGATCATTTTCTTTTTCAGCAAATTGAAAACCAGCCAAATATTGAGATTTTTCAAGGTGAAAAAGTGATGGATATTAAAAGTGAGTCATATGGAATTGAGTTAAAAACAGACCAAAGGCAACTGACTGCGAAAATGATAATAGGTGCAGATGGTGCACATTCCATCGTGAACAGAAAATTAGGTAACATCAAAGTAGAAAAAGATCACTATTGTGCTGGAATTCGTCAATATTATGAAGGCGTTACAGGTTTTCATGCTAATCATCATATCGAACTTCATTTTTATAAAGAACTATTGCCTGGCTATTTTTGGATCTTTCCATTACCCAATGGACAAGCCAATGTGGGATTGGGAATGTTATCCAGCGAAGTAAGCAAAAGAAAATTAGACTTGAAAAAGGCCTTAAATGACCTAATTCAATCAAAACCTGATTTAAAAGAACGCTTTAAAAATGCCAATTCATTAGAAAAACCTCAAGGGTTTGGTTTGCCAATAGGTTCGAAAAAGAGACCACTTTCAGGAGAGCGCTTTTTATTATTGGGAGATGCTGCCAGCTTGATAGATCCCTTTACCGGAGAAGGAATTGGCAATGCATTAAGGAGTGGAAGAATTGCGTCTGAGTATATCATTAAAGCATTTGAAAATCAAAACTTTACTGCTGATTTACTTAGGGAATATGATAAGATGATTTACCATAAAATGTGGAATGAATTGCGCATTAGCCGAAGGATTCAGATGCTACTTCGATACCCCAAACTCTTCGATTTTGTGGTTAATAAAGCAAATAGCAATTCCTCAGTTCGAACACTTTTAACTTCCATGCTTGATAATGTGGACTTAAAAAAGGAGTTGCTGAAGCCGAGGTTTTATGTGAAGCTTTTGTTTGGTGAGCGCATTTGA
- the sqr gene encoding type III sulfide quinone reductase, selenoprotein subtype, with protein MKKLLILGAGTAGTMMLNKLDKKLDKKEWEITIIDKDDTHYYQPGFLFIPFGIYKPKDVVKSRKEFFPAGTHFIIDEVDKINGDDNKVILKSGEVLTYDVLIVATGTTPVPSETEGLMGPLWYKDIFDFYTFEGASLLAKKLENWKGGKLVINLAETTIKCPVAPLEFAFLADAYFTEKGIRDKVEINYVTPLSGAFTKPIATKMLSQLMEKKNIHVVPDFYLEHVDNDLKKIVSYDGMEVEFDLLVSIPTNMGADMVANSNMSDEDDLNFIPTNKETLQHKQHENIFVIGDATNLPTSKAGSVTHFEGEILIENILSFINGKPLEAKFDGHANCFIETGFGKAALIDFNYTTEPLPGQFPIPVLGPMGLLKETRINHMGKLAFKWIYWHMLLTGKSLPVSTNMSMTGKKAPKKEENKEKEEPQQEEVLL; from the coding sequence ATGAAAAAGCTATTAATACTTGGGGCAGGCACAGCGGGCACAATGATGCTCAATAAGCTTGACAAGAAATTAGATAAAAAGGAATGGGAAATAACCATTATTGACAAAGATGATACTCATTATTATCAACCAGGATTTTTGTTCATTCCTTTTGGTATTTATAAACCTAAAGATGTTGTAAAAAGCAGAAAGGAGTTTTTTCCGGCAGGTACTCATTTTATTATAGATGAAGTTGACAAAATAAATGGAGATGACAATAAGGTTATTCTTAAAAGTGGTGAGGTATTAACTTATGATGTTTTAATAGTAGCAACAGGCACCACTCCAGTTCCTAGTGAAACAGAAGGCTTAATGGGACCATTATGGTATAAGGATATATTTGATTTCTATACTTTCGAAGGAGCCAGTTTACTAGCGAAGAAATTGGAAAATTGGAAAGGTGGTAAATTGGTTATCAACTTAGCAGAAACGACCATAAAATGCCCAGTAGCGCCTTTGGAGTTTGCTTTTTTAGCGGATGCATATTTCACTGAAAAAGGCATAAGAGATAAAGTAGAGATAAATTATGTGACACCTCTTTCTGGTGCTTTCACCAAACCGATAGCAACCAAAATGTTAAGTCAGCTCATGGAGAAAAAGAATATTCATGTAGTTCCTGATTTTTATTTGGAGCATGTTGACAATGACCTTAAGAAAATAGTCTCTTATGATGGCATGGAAGTGGAATTTGATTTGCTAGTAAGCATTCCAACTAATATGGGCGCTGATATGGTCGCAAATAGTAATATGAGCGATGAGGATGATTTGAACTTTATCCCAACTAATAAAGAAACTCTTCAGCATAAGCAACATGAAAACATCTTTGTGATTGGAGATGCCACTAACTTACCGACTTCTAAAGCAGGATCAGTAACGCACTTTGAAGGGGAGATTTTGATAGAAAATATCTTGAGTTTTATTAACGGCAAACCTTTGGAAGCCAAGTTTGATGGACATGCAAACTGCTTTATTGAAACAGGCTTCGGAAAAGCTGCATTAATTGATTTTAATTATACTACTGAGCCATTGCCTGGGCAATTTCCTATACCAGTTTTAGGACCAATGGGCCTATTGAAAGAAACTAGAATTAACCATATGGGAAAATTAGCCTTTAAATGGATCTATTGGCATATGTTATTAACAGGTAAATCCTTACCGGTTAGTACCAATATGAGTATGACAGGGAAAAAAGCTCCTAAGAAAGAAGAAAATAAAGAGAAAGAAGAGCCTCAACAAGAGGAAGTTTTATTATAA
- a CDS encoding TusE/DsrC/DsvC family sulfur relay protein, with translation MDTLTINKSAIKVNEEGYFTDPSQWNEDIAVEMAKQQNIDLSEKHFEVLHFLRNKYAEEVPLTIRKVGKSGIVDIKEFYKLFPGGPLKISSKIAGIPKPVSCV, from the coding sequence ATGGACACATTAACAATCAACAAATCAGCAATTAAGGTAAATGAAGAAGGTTATTTCACAGATCCATCTCAATGGAATGAAGATATAGCTGTAGAAATGGCTAAGCAGCAAAATATAGACCTTAGTGAGAAGCATTTTGAAGTTTTGCATTTCTTAAGAAATAAGTATGCAGAGGAAGTACCACTTACAATTCGTAAAGTGGGAAAATCTGGAATTGTGGACATCAAAGAATTTTATAAACTCTTCCCAGGTGGACCATTAAAGATATCTAGTAAAATAGCAGGGATTCCAAAACCCGTAAGTTGTGTTTAA
- a CDS encoding DsrE/DsrF/DrsH-like family protein: MEVVKEMTANKVVAKEKKEVKKILVICARGTLEDVYAALIMANGALAEGKEAKMFFTFFGLDAITKKKADHLHTATVGNPAFMRGLPTMIGGLPGFEALASSMMKKEMDKLDIPPVTEFFEMIEAGGGEIYACKLAADMFHLKKEDFIPEVNDIITVGQMYELAEGEGTHMVFI; encoded by the coding sequence ATGGAAGTCGTTAAAGAAATGACCGCAAATAAAGTGGTTGCTAAAGAGAAAAAAGAAGTAAAAAAAATATTGGTCATCTGTGCCAGAGGCACATTAGAGGATGTTTATGCTGCTCTTATAATGGCTAATGGTGCTTTGGCGGAAGGAAAAGAAGCTAAAATGTTCTTCACCTTTTTTGGACTTGACGCCATTACAAAGAAAAAAGCAGATCACCTCCATACTGCCACAGTGGGAAACCCAGCTTTTATGAGAGGATTACCTACTATGATTGGTGGCTTACCTGGTTTTGAGGCACTTGCTTCATCCATGATGAAAAAAGAGATGGATAAATTAGACATTCCACCCGTAACAGAATTTTTTGAAATGATTGAAGCCGGTGGGGGTGAAATATACGCTTGTAAATTGGCAGCAGATATGTTCCATCTTAAAAAAGAGGACTTTATTCCTGAGGTTAATGATATCATTACCGTTGGCCAAATGTACGAACTGGCTGAGGGAGAAGGTACCCACATGGTGTTTATTTGA
- a CDS encoding phosphomannose isomerase type II C-terminal cupin domain produces MLVELEKNKLDKYTEKRPWGNFEQFTHNEKCTVKLINVDAHAELSLQYHLKRSEFWKVIEGSPIILIGNQKVTANKGDEFYIPQLTHHQIITESKPACILEIAFGDFDENDIVRIKDKYNRVKNE; encoded by the coding sequence ATGTTAGTCGAATTAGAAAAAAACAAACTGGATAAGTATACTGAAAAGAGACCTTGGGGTAATTTTGAGCAATTTACGCATAATGAAAAGTGTACGGTTAAATTAATTAATGTTGATGCTCACGCTGAGCTTAGTTTACAATACCATTTAAAAAGAAGTGAGTTTTGGAAAGTTATAGAGGGAAGCCCAATTATTTTGATAGGAAATCAAAAAGTGACAGCCAATAAAGGCGATGAGTTTTATATACCACAATTAACACATCACCAAATTATTACAGAAAGTAAACCAGCTTGTATTTTAGAAATTGCATTTGGTGATTTTGATGAAAATGACATTGTAAGAATTAAGGATAAATATAATAGAGTCAAAAATGAGTGA
- a CDS encoding acetate--CoA ligase family protein: MIFKKKQFELLFYPKQIAIIGASTKVNKVGYALLKNILDADYKGEVFPVNINAKQILGVKTYQNIKEINHSIDLAIIAVAAPIVPEILTDCQKKGIKAIIIISAGFKETGLISGKILEQQISNFISEHDLLVVGPNCLGIINTDPKTSLNATFARAIPPRGNIAFISQSGAIGIHALEFADKHDIGFSKFVTIGNKSALDENDFIDYLYNDIQTKVILIYLENFADGIRFREIVKRNNKINRKPIILLKSGRSESGKKAALSHTGSLAGEDGMISYFLEDCSVIRVNTMEEMFHSAMIMANQPVPKGDKLLVVTNAGGQGIMAMDSAEKYHLKVAELLEEEQHLLKTLLPPPASVKNPIDILGDATADRYRDTLRDLIKLNSFDLLLVICTPQFMTKREEILKSLKSILEKARKRNIPIAAVFPNVQDDAVMKLFDEYDLPNYEFPEQAVKALSYYSNFGKYSQTEELNPSKKLAERKYLTIKKQIDELKKAGERYFNEIQSYSLLKEFGFEIAPYAVSTNLKEALQTSKIKYPMVAKILAKGVIHKYDIGGVIVNISNKNDLIEAFSKISTCVSADRFQAVVLQSMVKNGVELIMGIKYHEGFGHAIMFGMGGTKVEILQDVIFGMAPLSKTKALQMINSIKGVKLLEGYRSQPPVNKEGLANLLLKLSYIVYNFPEISSLDLNPVFASETELLVADARIFIK, encoded by the coding sequence ATGATCTTTAAAAAAAAACAATTTGAATTATTATTCTATCCTAAACAAATAGCCATTATTGGTGCTTCTACTAAAGTCAACAAAGTAGGCTATGCTTTATTGAAAAACATATTGGACGCAGATTATAAGGGTGAAGTTTTTCCAGTTAACATTAATGCAAAGCAAATTCTTGGAGTTAAAACCTATCAAAATATAAAGGAAATAAATCATTCCATTGACCTTGCAATTATTGCAGTTGCTGCTCCTATTGTTCCTGAAATATTAACTGATTGTCAAAAGAAAGGAATTAAAGCAATCATCATTATTTCAGCTGGGTTTAAAGAAACGGGATTAATAAGTGGTAAAATATTAGAGCAACAGATATCAAATTTTATTTCCGAACATGATTTATTGGTTGTAGGACCTAATTGTCTAGGCATTATCAATACAGATCCAAAAACTAGTCTTAATGCCACTTTTGCCAGAGCCATACCACCGAGAGGTAATATTGCATTTATTTCTCAAAGTGGCGCCATTGGTATTCACGCATTAGAATTTGCTGATAAGCACGATATTGGATTCAGTAAATTTGTGACCATTGGCAATAAATCTGCCTTGGATGAAAATGACTTTATAGACTATTTATACAATGATATCCAAACAAAGGTCATATTAATATATCTCGAGAATTTTGCAGATGGTATTCGTTTTCGAGAAATCGTAAAAAGAAACAATAAAATAAATAGAAAGCCTATTATTCTTTTAAAATCTGGGCGAAGTGAAAGTGGTAAAAAGGCAGCGCTTTCTCACACCGGTTCATTGGCAGGAGAGGATGGAATGATTTCGTATTTTCTGGAAGATTGCAGTGTGATAAGGGTTAATACGATGGAAGAAATGTTCCATTCAGCGATGATCATGGCCAATCAGCCAGTTCCTAAAGGTGATAAACTATTAGTGGTTACCAACGCAGGTGGACAGGGAATAATGGCAATGGATAGTGCAGAGAAATATCATCTAAAAGTTGCAGAACTATTAGAAGAGGAACAACATCTATTAAAAACTTTACTTCCACCACCTGCATCTGTAAAGAATCCTATTGATATATTAGGTGACGCAACCGCTGATAGATATCGCGATACCCTCAGAGATTTAATTAAGTTAAATTCTTTTGACTTGTTACTTGTCATATGCACACCTCAGTTTATGACCAAAAGAGAAGAAATTCTGAAAAGTCTTAAATCAATCTTAGAGAAAGCAAGAAAAAGGAATATACCAATTGCAGCAGTTTTTCCGAATGTACAAGATGATGCTGTTATGAAATTGTTTGATGAATATGATTTACCAAATTATGAATTTCCTGAGCAAGCGGTGAAGGCACTTTCATATTATTCGAACTTTGGAAAGTATTCACAAACGGAAGAATTAAACCCATCCAAAAAATTAGCTGAAAGGAAATACTTGACTATTAAAAAGCAGATAGATGAATTAAAAAAGGCAGGCGAACGCTATTTTAATGAAATTCAAAGCTATAGTTTATTAAAAGAATTTGGATTTGAAATAGCACCTTATGCTGTTTCAACTAATTTAAAAGAGGCACTTCAGACTAGTAAAATTAAGTATCCAATGGTTGCTAAAATTTTGGCAAAAGGTGTGATTCATAAGTATGATATCGGAGGTGTAATTGTGAATATCTCCAACAAAAATGACTTAATAGAAGCCTTTAGTAAGATATCAACTTGTGTGTCAGCAGATCGCTTTCAAGCTGTAGTACTCCAAAGTATGGTTAAAAATGGAGTCGAGTTAATAATGGGGATTAAGTATCATGAAGGATTTGGGCATGCCATAATGTTTGGGATGGGTGGAACCAAAGTAGAAATTCTTCAGGATGTAATTTTTGGTATGGCTCCATTATCTAAAACAAAAGCACTTCAAATGATCAATTCAATAAAAGGGGTCAAGTTGTTAGAAGGTTACAGATCTCAGCCTCCAGTAAATAAAGAAGGCTTGGCAAATTTGCTGCTAAAATTATCCTATATAGTTTATAATTTCCCAGAAATCAGTTCATTAGATCTCAATCCTGTATTTGCTTCTGAAACAGAGCTTTTAGTCGCTGATGCAAGAATCTTCATTAAATAA